A region from the Tachyglossus aculeatus isolate mTacAcu1 chromosome X2, mTacAcu1.pri, whole genome shotgun sequence genome encodes:
- the FAF2 gene encoding FAS-associated factor 2: MAAPDERDLTQEQTEKLLQFQDLTGIESMDQCRQTLEQHNWNIEAAVQDRLNEQEGVPRVFTQPPSRPLQVNTADHRIYSYVVSRPQPRGLLGWGYYLIMLPFRFTYYTLLDIFRFALRFLRPDPRSRVTDPVGDIVSFVHTFEEKYGRSHPVFYQGTYSQALNDAKRELRFLLVYLHGDDHQDSDHFCRHTLCAPDVVALINTRMLFWACSTNKPEGYRVSQALRENTYPFLAMIMLKDRRMTVVGRLEGLIQPDDLVNQLTIIMEANQTHLVSERLEREERNQTQVLRQQQDEAYLASLRADQEKERKKREEREQRRREEEEVQQQKLAEERRRRNLQEEKERKSEHLPPEPSPDDPESVKIIFKLPNDSRVERRFHFSQSLTVIHDFLFSLKESPEKFQIEANFPRRVLPCLPSEEQPNPPTLQEAGLSHTEVLFVQDLTDD; encoded by the exons GATTTGACTGGCATAGAATCCATGGACCAGTGTCGACAGACCTTGGAACAGCATAACTGGAATATAGAG GCAGCTGTACAGGACAGGTTGAATGAACAAGAGGGGGTACCGAGGGTCTTCACCcagcccccctcccggcccctgcAGGTGAACACAGCAGACCACAGGATCTACAGCTACGTCGTTTCCCGACCGCAACCCAGG GGCCTGCTAGGATGGGGTTATTACTTGATAATGCTTCCATTCCGCTTTACGTACTACACGTTACTCGATATCTTTAG GTTTGCTCTCCGCTTCCTCCGCCCCGACCCCCGCAGCCGGGTCACCGACCCCGTCGGGGACATCGTGTCGTTCGTGCACACGTTCGAAGAGAAGTACGGGCGGTCACACCCCGTCTTCTACCAGGGGACCTACAGCCAG GCCCTGAATGACGCCAAGCGGGAGCTGCGCTTCCTGTTGGTGTATCTGCACGGGGACGACCACCAGGACTCGGACCACTTCTGCCG ccacaCGCTCTGCGCCCCTGACGTGGTGGCCCTCATCAACACGAGGATGCTGTTCTGGGCCTGCTCCACGAACAAACCAGAGGGCTACCGGG TGTCCCAGGCCTTGCGAGAGAACACGTACCCATTTCTGGCCATGATTATGTTGAAGGATCGGAGGATGACCGTCGTGGGAAGGCTCGAAGGCCTCATCCAGCCCGACGACCTGGTCAACCAGCTGACCATCATCATGGAGGCCAATCAGACACACCTCGTGTCTGAGCGCCTGGAGAG GGAAGAGAGGAACCAGACCCAAGTGCTGAGGCAGCAGCAGGATGAGGCCTACCTGGCCTCCCTCCGGGCCGACCAGGAGAAGGAGCGGAAGAAGCGGGAAGAGCGGGAGCAGaggcggcgggaggaggaggaggtccagcaGCAGAAGCTGGCGGAGGAGAGACGGCGGCGG AAcctgcaggaggagaaagagcgcAAGTCCGAGCACCTGCCCCCTGAGCCGTCCCCGGACGACCCCGAGAGCGTGAAGATCATTTTTAAGCTGCCTAACGATTCCCGGGTGGAGCGAAGATTCCACTTCTCACAGTCGCTCACG GTAATCCACGACTTCCTGTTCTCCTTGAAGGAGAGTCCCGAGAAGTTTCAGATCGAGGCCAATTTCCCCCGCCGCGTGCTGCCCTGCCTCCCGTCCGAGGAGCAGCCCAACCCTCCCACCCTGCAGGAGGCCGGACTCAGCCACACCGAAGTCCTGTTCGTTCAGGACCTCACAGACGACTGA
- the RNF44 gene encoding RING finger protein 44, with product MRPWELAVTRRPPSDPLGQRRFSGGPCSIPAHLRRSPATRRPWGRRDRPPAAGPAQDENAAQPRAPLDEPRAFALASPAPRMLHPAAHPPQQTPFMVDLHEQVHQGPVPLSYTVTTVTAQGFPIPGCSAQQLPGCSVMFSGQHYPLCCLPPPLIQACALQQLPVSYQTFPPLISSDHYILHSPPQPPPMAPLGQFVPLQPQHPRMPLQRIDNDVELRDQNPIGAFTYTPPSHHSPPALSPSVPLHYLPHDPLHQELPFGVPYPPMMPRRLSAQRYRLQQPLPPPPPPPPPPPPPPPPPYYPSFLPYFLSMLPVSPTAVGPTISLDLDVDDVEMENYEALLSLAERLGEAKPRGLTKADIEQLPSYRYNPENHQSEQTLCVVCFSDFEARQLLRVLPCNHEFHAKCVDKWLKANRTCPICRADASEVHREAE from the exons ATGCGACCATGGGAACTGGCGGTGACTAGGCGGCCTCCCTCCGACCCCCTGGGCCAGCGGCGCTTCTCCGGGGGTCCCTGCAGCATCCCGGCCCATCTCCGGCGAAG CCCGGCCACGCGGCGCCCTTGGGGTCGCCGGGACCGCCCCCCGGCCGCGGGGCCGGCCCAGGATGAGAACGCGGCCCAGCCCCGCGCCCCGCTAGATGAGCCCCGAGCCTTCGCTCTCGCCAGCCCAGCGCCCCGAATGCTGCACCCGGCCGCCCACCCGCCCCAGCAGACGCCATTCATGGTCGATCTCCACGAGCAG GTTCACCAGGGCCCCGTCCCGCTGTCCTACACGGTTACCACGGTAACGGCCCAAGGCTTCCCCATCCCCGGGTGCAGCGCGCAGCAGCTCCCAGGATGCTCCGTCATGTTCAGTGGTCAGCATTACCCCCTCTGCTGCCTCCCGCCCCCG CTGATCCAGGCGTGTGCCCTGCAGCAGCTGCCCGTGTCCTACCAGACGTTCCCCCCGCTCATCTCCAGTGACCATTACATCCTACACTCCCCGCCCCAGCCGCCCCCCATGGCCCCCCTGGGCCAGTTCGTGCCTCTCCAGCCCCAGCACCCGCGCATG ccTCTGCAGAGGATAGACAACGACGTGGAACTGCGAGACCAGAACCCCATCGGGGCCTTCACGTACACTCCCCCGTCCCACCACAGCCCCCCGGCCCTCTCCCCGTCCGTCCCCCTGCATTACCTCCCCCACGACCCGCTGCACCAGGAACTGCCCTTCGGCGTG CCATACCCTCCCATGATGCCACGGAGACTGAGCGCCCAGAGATACCGACTGCAGCAGCccctgcccccgccgcccccacccccgcccccgcccccgcctcccccgccgcccccctacTACCCTAGCTTCCTGCCGTATTTCCT CTCCATGCTTCCCGTGTCGCCAACGGCCGTGGGCCCCACGATCAGCCTGGATCTAGACGTGGACGACGTGGAGATGGAGAACTACGAG GCGCTGCTGAGCCTGGCCGAGCGGCTGGGGGAGGCGAAGCCCCGGGGGCTGACCAAGGCCGACATCGAGCAGCTGCCCTCGTACCGCTACAACCCCGAGAACCACCAGTCGGAGCAGACTCT GTGTGTGGTCTGCTTCAGCGACTTTGAGGCCCGGCAGCTTCTCCGCGTCCTCCCCTGCAACCACGAGTTTCACGCCAAGTGTGTGGACAAGTGGCTGAAG GCCAACCGGACGTGCCCCATCTGCCGCGCAGACGCCTCGGAAGTGCACCGGGAGGCGGAGTGA